In the Oxyura jamaicensis isolate SHBP4307 breed ruddy duck chromosome 18, BPBGC_Ojam_1.0, whole genome shotgun sequence genome, one interval contains:
- the FN3K gene encoding fructosamine-3-kinase isoform X1, protein MLFCKVLSCNLWCDSLFSAVGDHWPKVHLAESSCSSLEITMEEILKRELKTSVLKAFGSSGGGYISQGQGYETDSGRVFVKINYKPQARKMFEGEMASLESIQKTNIVRVPQPIKVIDLPGGGAMFVMEYLKMKHLNKYSSKLGKQIAELHLYNQSLRDKLRKEGNTVGKGASHSEFQYVDKFGFHVATCCGYIPQVNEWQSDWPSFFIRHRLQAQLDLIEKDYGDREARELWSQLKIKIPEMFRDVEIVPALLHGDMWAGNVAEDDSGPIIFDPASFYGHSEFELAIAGMFGGFSSSFFSAYHSEIPKAPGFEKRNKLYQLFNYINHWNHFGTGYRGSTLNLMRKLLK, encoded by the exons ATGCTGTTCTGTAag GTGCTCAGCTGCAACCTTTGGTGtgattctttattttcagcagttgGAGACCATTGGCCTAAAG TGCATTTagcagaaagcagctgcagcagcctggaaaTTACCATGGAAGAGATCCTGAAAAGAGAATTGAAAACTTCGGTTCTGAAAGCCTTTGGGAGCTCGGGAGGAGGATACATTAGCCAAGGCCAAGGTTATGAAACAGACAGCGGAAGAGTATTTGTTAAAATCAACTATAAGCCTCAG gctagaaaaatgtttgaagggGAAATGGCAAGTTTGGAATCAATTCAGAAAACCAATATTGTGAGAGTGCCTCAGCCTATTAAAGTAATTGACCTTCCTGGAGGAGGAGCAATGTTTGTCATGGAGTACCTAAAGATGAAGCACCTCAACAA ATACTCTTCAAAGCTTGGAAAGCAAATAGCAGAGCTTCATCTTTATAACCAGTCACTCAGAGACAAATTGAGAAAGGAGGGAAACACCGTTG GTAAAGGAGCCAGTCACTCTGAGTTTCAGTATGTGGATAAGTTTGGATTCCATGTAGCCACTTGCTGTGGTTACATACCACAG GTGAATGAATGGCAGAGTGATTGGCCTTCTTTCTTTATTCGTCACAGACTCCAGGCGCAATTGGATTTGATTGAAAAAGATTATGGAGACAGAGAAGCAAGAGAACTTTGGTCACAGCTAAAA ATAAAGATTCCTGAAATGTTCCGTGATGTAGAAATTgttcctgccctcctgcatGGGGACATGTGGGCAGGAAATGTGGCTGAGGATGACTCTGGGCCAATTATATTTGACCCTGCTTCCTTCTATGGCCATTCAGAGTTTGAACTGGCCATTGCTGGAATGTTTGGTGGCTTTAGcagctcatttttctctgcctaTCACAGTGAAATACCCAAAGCTCCAGGATTTGAGAAACGAAATAAATTGTATCAGCTCTTTAATTACATAAACCACTGGAACCATTTTGGGACAGGATACAGAGGGTCTACCCTAAATCTAAtgagaaaacttttaaaataa
- the FN3K gene encoding fructosamine-3-kinase isoform X2 — MEEILKRELKTSVLKAFGSSGGGYISQGQGYETDSGRVFVKINYKPQARKMFEGEMASLESIQKTNIVRVPQPIKVIDLPGGGAMFVMEYLKMKHLNKYSSKLGKQIAELHLYNQSLRDKLRKEGNTVGKGASHSEFQYVDKFGFHVATCCGYIPQVNEWQSDWPSFFIRHRLQAQLDLIEKDYGDREARELWSQLKIKIPEMFRDVEIVPALLHGDMWAGNVAEDDSGPIIFDPASFYGHSEFELAIAGMFGGFSSSFFSAYHSEIPKAPGFEKRNKLYQLFNYINHWNHFGTGYRGSTLNLMRKLLK, encoded by the exons ATGGAAGAGATCCTGAAAAGAGAATTGAAAACTTCGGTTCTGAAAGCCTTTGGGAGCTCGGGAGGAGGATACATTAGCCAAGGCCAAGGTTATGAAACAGACAGCGGAAGAGTATTTGTTAAAATCAACTATAAGCCTCAG gctagaaaaatgtttgaagggGAAATGGCAAGTTTGGAATCAATTCAGAAAACCAATATTGTGAGAGTGCCTCAGCCTATTAAAGTAATTGACCTTCCTGGAGGAGGAGCAATGTTTGTCATGGAGTACCTAAAGATGAAGCACCTCAACAA ATACTCTTCAAAGCTTGGAAAGCAAATAGCAGAGCTTCATCTTTATAACCAGTCACTCAGAGACAAATTGAGAAAGGAGGGAAACACCGTTG GTAAAGGAGCCAGTCACTCTGAGTTTCAGTATGTGGATAAGTTTGGATTCCATGTAGCCACTTGCTGTGGTTACATACCACAG GTGAATGAATGGCAGAGTGATTGGCCTTCTTTCTTTATTCGTCACAGACTCCAGGCGCAATTGGATTTGATTGAAAAAGATTATGGAGACAGAGAAGCAAGAGAACTTTGGTCACAGCTAAAA ATAAAGATTCCTGAAATGTTCCGTGATGTAGAAATTgttcctgccctcctgcatGGGGACATGTGGGCAGGAAATGTGGCTGAGGATGACTCTGGGCCAATTATATTTGACCCTGCTTCCTTCTATGGCCATTCAGAGTTTGAACTGGCCATTGCTGGAATGTTTGGTGGCTTTAGcagctcatttttctctgcctaTCACAGTGAAATACCCAAAGCTCCAGGATTTGAGAAACGAAATAAATTGTATCAGCTCTTTAATTACATAAACCACTGGAACCATTTTGGGACAGGATACAGAGGGTCTACCCTAAATCTAAtgagaaaacttttaaaataa
- the FN3KRP gene encoding ketosamine-3-kinase: protein MEAALRRELGTTVLRATGHSGGGCISQGQSYETDSGRVYVKSNAKPEARRMFEGEMASLEAILKTQTIKVPKPIKVIDLPGVSTLFVMEHLEMRGLNRHSSKLGTQLADLHLHNQQLGEKLKKEESTVGKGQGQMEVQFVDQFGFHTVTCCGYLPQVNDWQTDWVTFFAKQRIQPQMDMIEKNSGDREARELWAQLQLKIPSLFCDVEIVPALLHGDLWGGNVAEDDSGPIIFDPASFYGHSEYELAIAGMFGGFTSSFYTAYHSKIPKAPGFEKRLKLYQLFHYMNHWNHFGTGYRGSSLNIMRNLVK from the exons ATGGAGGCCGCTCTGAGGCGGGAGCTGGGCACCACCGTGCTGCGGGCAACCGGGCACTCGGGCGGCGGCTGCATCAGCCAGGGCCAGAGCTACGAGACGGACAGCGGGCGGGTGTACGTGAAGAGCAACGCCAAACCAGAG GCTAGAAGAATGTTTGAGGGAGAAATGGCAAGTTTAGAAGCCATCTTGAAAACACAGACAATAAAAGTGCCTAAACCCATTAAAGTTATAGACCTGCCTGGGGTCAGTACTCTGTTTGTGATGGAACATTTGGAAATGAGAGGCTTAAACAG ACATTCATCAAAGCTTGGAACACAGCTGGCTGATCTCCACCTTCATAACCAGCAACTTggagagaagctgaagaaagaagagagcacAGTTG GTAAAGGTCAAGGGCAAATGGAAGTCCAGTTTGTGGATCAATTTGGCTTTCATACAGTTACCTGCTGTGGCTATCTTCCACAG GTGAACGACTGGCAGACTGACTGGGTGACTTTCTTTGCCAAGCAAAGAATCCAGCCCCAGATGGACATGATTGAAAAGAATTCAGGAGACAGGGAAGCAAGAGAACTTTGGGCACAACTTCAG ttGAAGATACCCAGTTTGTTCTGTGATGTAGAAATTGTTCCTGCTCTCCTGCATGGAGATCTCTGGGGAGGAAATGTAGCAGAGGATGATTCTGGTCCAATTATCTTCGATCCAGCTTCTTTCTATGGCCATTCAGAGTATGAGCTTGCAATAGCAGGGATGTTTGGTGGCTTCACTAGCTCTTTTTACACTGCTTATCACAGTAAAATTCCCAAAGCCCCAGGGTTTGAGAAACGCCTAAAGCTTTATCAGCTTTTTCACTACATGAACCATTGGAACCATTTCGGTACAGGGTACAGAGGGTCTTCTCTAAACATCATGAGAAATCTGGTCAAGTGA